A single window of Aspergillus flavus chromosome 4, complete sequence DNA harbors:
- a CDS encoding Zn(II)2Cys6 transcription factor: MPRRTHKKSRNGCIECKRRHIKCDEKRPICSHCTSSERLCEYSDTTFKVMQSSRISRKRTSSPSVSTESSISNLSPDYSASSQLDASANMLHAELFYHLLTETLPSLCKSGNSRGLLHKEVMNHALATPYLMNELLALAALHLSIIRDTQKEFYRHHSTQLQNHALRMFYETDPHASMEPPVPAFILSSMLGMHLLCDILIYQDHDFQAFLDRFIHYLRIHRGVRTVIGGNWDQIKETSLKPILKDAEASLQNQTGDGEMCNRLLELIKASKLGPSLNETYEQAIKALQSSFNASQFGAIVDNIQGALAWPIMVTGEYTDMLVHRRPEALVILAHYAVILYSCRDAWLFGDGGKFLIRSIDRYLGPQWADWLYWPNRVLAESTTPCLDGTSSLPQ, encoded by the exons ATGCCGCGGAGGACGCATAAGAAATCGCGGAATGGCTGCATCGAATGTAAGCGTCGTCACATCAAG TGCGATGAAAAACGGCCAATCTGCTCCCATTGCACATCATCGGAACGGCTATGCGAATATTCCGATACGACGTTTAAGGTTATGCAGTCTAGCAGGATTAgcagaaagagaacatcCTCCCCATCGGTATCTACCGAGTCATCCATTTCCAACCTGTCACCAGACTATTCTGCTTCTAGCCAGTTAGATGCGTCTGCTAATATGCTTCATGCTGAGCTGTTCTACCATCTGTTGACAGAAACATTACCGTCTTTGTGTAAGAGTGGAAACAGCCGAGGGCTTTTACACAAGGAGGTGATGAACCACGCACTGGCCACTCCATATCTGATGAATGAGCTCCTGGCTCTCGCTGCCTTACATCTTAGTATCATTCGCGACACCCAGAAAGAGTTCTATAGACACCATTCGACGCAGTTACAAAATCATGCACTTCGGATGTTTTATGAGACCGACCCTCATGCCAGCATGGAACCACCGGTACCGGCGTTCATCTTATCATCCATGCTTGGTATGCATCTTCTCTGCGACATACTGATATATCAAGACCATGACTTTCAAGCCTTTCTAGACCGGTTCATCCATTATCTTCGTATCCACCGCGGAGTCCGCACAGTCATTGGGGGCAATTGGGATCAGATCAAAGAGACATCACTCAAGCCGATTCTGAAGGACGCTGAGGCAAGCTTGCAGAATCAAACGGGAGATGGAGAGATGTGCAACCGCCTTCTTGAACTTATCAAAGCCTCAAAGCTAGGGCCTTCGCTGAATGAAACCTATGAGCAAGCGATCAAGGCTTTGCAATCGTCATTCAATGCTTCACAATTTGGTGCCATCGTTGATAATATACAGGGTGCTCTTGCCTGGCCCATCATGGTGACTGGGGAGTATACCGACATGCTAGTGCACCGTCGGCCGGAAGCGCTTGTTATTCTAGCACATTATGCAGTTATTCTGTACTCTTGCCGCGATGCGTGGCTTTTCGGTGATGGTGGCAAATTCCTAATCCGGTCTATCGATCGATATCTTGGGCCGCAGTGGGCGGACTGGTTGTACTGGCCAAATCGCGTCTTGGCTGAATCGACAACCCCATGTCTCGATGGCACCTCTTCACTCCCCCAATAG
- a CDS encoding putative feruloyl esterase B precursor, with the protein MKRAILSQSPQFIFYCESKIKKMVVFSRTLFSLVAILVPIASASRCSPAFIVKPNLPGATILDIQAQERHNFSAVSLGPGTNEGGRYTISFCNITVTHTHAGWNDTIHTQVWLPLEEWNGRFQALGGGGYATGFGETYLTYAVASGFASASTYGGLPVTNGKDSMPTDLSWALSSENSVNWFLLEDYASKATSDMAVIGQQVTQSYYKKPANYSYFAGCSGGGRQGLQMAQKYPDLFDGILAVAPALNLQRFIPAGFWSSQVMNEINVYPLPCEVEAFTKAAVEACDRLDGVEDGIISDPDRCHVRAFDFVGKRYTCDGIQKSLSADSAKIIQAAWSGSHSVSEIDGWYGVNKDAALGTAYVSTKCSVNNTCYSSGSDLFGNWLRYLVAKDSNLSTSNMTQKEFFDALRSSNLEYSGMLGTNDPDLSRFKANGGKVIAWQGMADEVIPPLGTIAYYEEVLKHDPKAHDFYRFFEAPGVGHCYGGLGPVPNEAMSQLLEWVENGHAPAVLHATKGSNNTARHLCPYPLRQKYIGGDPRNATSFTCAK; encoded by the coding sequence ATGAAGCGCGCCATCCTGTCCCAAAGCCCtcaatttatattctattgTGAATctaagataaaaaaaatggTTGTCTTCTCCCGCACTCTATTCTCTCTGGTCGCGATTCTTGTTCCAATAGCATCCGCTTCCAGATGCTCGCCAGCCTTTATCGTGAAACCAAACTTGCCTGGTGCTACAATCCTCGATATTCAAGCTCAGGAAAGGCATAACTTTTCTGCTGTTAGTCTTGGGCCAGGAACAAACGAAGGCGGCCGATATACGATCAGTTTCTGCAACATCACCGTCACCCACACTCATGCGGGCTGGAACGACACAATCCATACCCAGGTATGGCTGCCGCTTGAGGAATGGAATGGCAGGTTTCAAGCATTAGGAGGTGGGGGCTACGCTACAGGCTTTGGCGAGACCTACCTAACATACGCTGTCGCAAGCGGATTCGCATCGGCTTCTACTTATGGAGGCCTACCGGTGACAAATGGGAAGGACAGTATGCCCACAGACCTGTCGTGGGCGTTGAGCAGTGAGAACAGTGTGAACTGGTTCCTGTTAGAGGATTACGCATCGAAGGCAACAAGTGACATGGCTGTGATCGGGCAGCAAGTTACCCAGTCCTACTACAAAAAACCCGCAAACTATTCATATTTTGCCGGATGCTCTGGTGGTGGGCGGCAGGGGCTGCAGATGGCACAGAAGTACCCGGACCTTTTCGATGGGATCTTAGCTGTTGCCCCGGCTCTCAACCTACAACGTTTCATTCCTGCAGGCTTCTGGAGCTCACAAGTCATGAACGAAATCAATGTTTACCCATTGCCCTGTGAGGTCGAGGCTTTCACTAAAGCGGCCGTGGAAGCTTGCGATCGACTGGATGGAGTTGAAGACGGCATCATTAGCGACCCAGACCGCTGTCATGTTCGGGCGTTCGACTTTGTGGGCAAGAGGTACACTTGCGACGGGATTCAAAAGTCCCTCAGTGCTGACAGCGCGAAGATTATCCAAGCCGCTTGGTCTGGGTCACACTCTGTCTCTGAGATTGACGGTTGGTATGGGGTCAACAAGGACGCAGCTCTCGGCACTGCCTATGTGTCTACCAAATGCTCTGTGAATAACACATGTTACTCTTCTGGAAGTGACTTGTTCGGCAACTGGCTCAGATATCTTGTTGCAAAGGACTCCAACTTGTCAACCAGTAACATGACTCAGAAGGAGTTCTTCGACGCCCTGCGCTCTTCGAACCTTGAGTATTCAGGGATGCTCGGAACAAATGACCCTGACCTGTCAAGGTTCAAGGCAAATGGGGGCAAAGTGATCGCCTGGCAGGGAATGGCCGACGAGGTTATCCCACCGCTTGGAACAATTGCCTACTATGAGGAAGTGCTGAAGCACGATCCAAAAGCTCACGACTTTTACCGTTTCTTCGAAGCGCCCGGTGTCGGTCACTGTTATGGTGGACTAGGGCCTGTTCCGAATGAAGCGATGTCCCAACTGCTTGAATGGGTCGAGAACGGCCATGCCCCTGCTGTTCTGCATGCCACTAAAGGTAGCAATAACACGGCGAGACACCTTTGTCCATACCCTCTTCGGCAAAAATACATTGGAGGAGATCCCAGAAACGCAACCTCCTTCACCTGCGCCAAATAG
- a CDS encoding MFS multidrug transporter, with the protein MNPQSKGLAVEDSLATDYLSEHHLELTLDGHYIRWRRDNPIHPRNWPVLRKCFDTGLICLLDFVLTASSTAGASAAAEAKHEYGIGSELSTFCFITVFLLGQVIGSIVLPPWSETFGRKRLYLISSALSSVCCVVVGVPHSLAAVIIGRVGTGMLAAIPYTVGGGSVEDMWSSRPRIWVMFLWTIASNLGLCIGPIMGTYVSTLLNWRWLFYIYAIIIGLMSVLFTFIRESRPSLLLTREVDKLCRYTGKRFQALNHDHHPDLRTFLKVALFRPAILFLREPLVFIISIMIAFAFSLLYIFTEALQPIYQTIGFSHTQSSLAFLAIACGIWFSTLTRLLDNRVFDTRRRKNLPFKPEDKLLGLAIGAPVLAVSLWWFAWTIPPKASNTHWIVPSVPLAMMGYALNEFDTVLYCYLGDCYLSYSASATAAVAFLRALLSGVFPLFTKQMFEGLTANVAVSVLAALATVFCIVPPLFIFYGERIRDRSPFAKHSVFIAGELGNKEEDY; encoded by the exons ATGAATCCACAATCGAAAGGATTAGCAGTCGAAGATTCCTTGGCCACCGACTACCTATCAGAGCATCACCTTGAACTCACACTAGATGGACATTATATCCGCTGGCGCCGTGACAATCCGATTCATCCAAGAAATTGGCCTGTCTTGCGGAAATGCTTTGACACTGGTCTCATCTGCCTTCTGGACTTTGTTCT GACAGCCTCTAGTACTGCTGGC GCATCGGCAGCCGCAGAGGCCAAACATGAATATGGGATTGGATCTGAGCTATCCACCTTTTGCTTTATAACAGT ATTCCTGCTTGGTCAGGTAATAGGGTCGATTGTCTTACCCCCATGGTCTGAAACATTCGGTCGCAAAAGACTCTATCTCATTAGCAGTGCTCTAAGCTCAGTCTGCTGTGTGGTAGTAGGCGTTCCTCACTCCCTTGCTGCAGTAATAATTGGACGCGTGGGGACTGGAATGCTTGCTGCCATCCCTTACACTGTTGGTGGAGGCAGTGTCGAAGACATGTGGTCTTCTCGACCACGGATATGGGTGATGTTCTTGTGGACCATTGCATCGAACCTCGGCTTGTGTATCGGACCTATCATGGGCACATACGTTAGTACATTGTTGAACTG GAGGTGgctcttttatatatatgcgATCATCATCGGGCTTATGAGCGTCCTCTTCACGTTCATCCGGGAGTCTCGACCATCTCTTTTGCTTACACGAGAAGTCGATAAGCTCTGTCGCTACACTGGAAAGCGCTTCCAAGCCTTAAACCATGATCACCACCCTGACCTCCGCACCTTTCTTAAGGTTGCTCTATTCCGACCTGCtattctcttcctccgagaGCCATTGGTATTCATCATATCCATCATGATTGCTTTcgccttttctcttctctacaTCTTCACAGAAGCACTACAACCGATTTACCAAACAATTGGGTTCTCTCACACACAATCCTCCTTAGCCTTTCTTGCCATCGCCTGCGGCATCTGGTTCAGCACTCTCACACGACTCCTCGATAATCGAGTCTTCGATACTCGCCGGCGCAAGAACCTACCGTTCAAGCCCGAAGATAAATTGTTAGGCCTTGCTATCGGTGCTCCGGTGCTGGCGGTCAGTTTGTGGTGGTTCGCCTGGACCATTCCACCAAAGGCATCGAATACACACTGGATAGTGCCATCCGTCCCTCTAGCAATGATGGGGTACGCGTTGAATGAATTCGATACCGTACTTTATTGTTACTTAGGGGATTGCTACCTGAGTTACTCGGCCAGCGCTACAGCTGCGGTGGCTTTCCTCCGCGCCTTGCTATCCGGGGTATTTCCATTGTTTACCAAACAAATGTTTGAAGGCCTTACGGCAAATGTGGCTGTTTCAGTTCTTGCTGCTCTGGCAACTGTGTTCTGTATAGTTCCTCCgctatttatattctatGGAGAGCGGATCCGAGACCGAAGTCCGTTTGCTAAGCATAGCGTTTTCATAGCGGGGGAACTTGGAAATAAGGAAGAGGATTATTga
- a CDS encoding laccase TilA → MHSSLTFLTLALCLFAWANGSNHHVRTTGNTVRFNLTLTWEEWAPAGIPRKMILGNGQLPSPLLELRQGDDVEFLVINNLPTNTSVHFHGIEQHGTPWSDGTPGFSQEPIAPGDHFLYKWRATQYGSYFYHAHNRGQIDDGLYGAIYIHPDESVEKPFGLITNKSSERQAMRAAEEKTQPIMISDWRQLTSEEIWQAEEKSGLDAYCVNAILINGKGSISCPGQEKVNQLASAEQRQILGNLSLTDIGCTSPLVVAMQGTFRHNYSAVPPSMFSGCVPGNGGTARVLVDPSHRYVSYDLISAAGVSMTTFSIDEHQMYVYAIDGRYIHPTLVDAITIANGNRYSVLVKLDKPAGDYTIRVANAGVNQVLYTAGVLSYNTLEKTQQHASVASINIHGAVVSSNYTLLDETKIIPFPVEVPSQEVAQTHILRISHYDASYTWTLGNTTLPLVLEEVSPLLFYPSTAKPDLTLKTLNGTWIDLIFDIHGQIQPPHPIHKHANKFYVIGQGTGAWNYSSVAEAMQHIPESFNLEAPQIRDTYITPPSATEDTWLAIRHHVVNPGAWLLHCHIQVHLSGGMAIGILDGVDEWPEIPEEYSIQV, encoded by the exons ATGCATTCTTCACTGACATTCTTGACATTGGCCCTATGTCTATTCGCCTGGGCTAACGGGTCGAACCACCATGTGCGCACCACCGGAAACACGGTGCGATTCAATCTCACACTTACCTGGGAAGAATGGGCCCCAGCGGGCATCCCTCGAAAGATGATCCTTGGAAACGGTCAACTCCCCAGTCCGCTGCTCGAGTTGCGACAAGGAGACGATGTCGAGTTCTTGGTGATCAACAATCTGCCCACTAATACATCCGTTCACTTCCACG GGATCGAACAACATGGCACTCCCTGGTCTGACGGCACGCCTGGCTTTTCGCAGGAACCCATTGCGCCGGGTGATCACTTTCTCTATAAATGGCGCGCGACACAATATGGGAGTTATTTTTACCACGCCCATAACCGAGGGCAGATTGATGATGGCCTCTACGGAGCGATTTACATACATCCGGATGAGTCCGTCGAGAAACCATTTGGCTTGATTACGAACAAGAGCAGCGAGCGCCAGGCCATGCGAGCGGCCGAGGAGAAGACGCAACCTATAATGATTTCGGACTGGCGGCAGTTGACCTCGGAAGAGATATGGCaggctgaagaaaagagCGGGCTGGACGCTTACTGCGTGAACGCCATTCTCATCAATGGAAAAGGATCGATTAGCTGTCCTGGTCAAGAAAAGGTGAATCAGCTCGCTAGCGCTGAACAGAGGCAAATCCTGGGCAACTTGAGCCTGACCGACATTGGATGTACCTCCCCATTGGTAGTAGCTATGCAGGGAACCTTCCGTCATAACTACAGCGCAGTGCCGCCTTCGATGTTTTCGGGTTGTGTACCTGGAAACGGTGGCACTGCCCGTGTCCTAGTGGACCCATCCCACAGATATGTGAGCTACGATCTGATCAGTGCAGCCGGTGTCTCAATGACCACGTTCTCGATTGACGAGCATCAAATGTATGTTTACGCCATTGACGGACGCTACATTCATCCTACATTGGTAGATGCCATCACCATTGCTAATGGCAACCGGTACTCCGTCCTGGTCAAATTGGATAAGCCCGCTGGGGATTATACTATCCGTGTAGCGAATGCCGGTGTCAACCAAGTTCTATATACTGCCGGAGTCTTGTCCTACAACACCTTGGAAAAGACGCAACAGCACGCTTCCGTGGCATCGATCAATATCCACGGCGCGGTAGTCTCTTCGAACTATACGCTGCTGGACGAAACCAAGATCATTCCCTTCCCGGTCGAGGTGCCATCTCAAGAAGTTGCGCAAACACACATCCTGCGAATCAGCCATTACGACGCCTCCTACACCTGGACCTTGGGCAACACCACCCTCCCTCTTGTATTAGAGGAAGTATCGCCGCTACTATTCTACCCCTCCACCGCCAAGCCAGACCTTACTCTGAAGACACTCAATGGAACATGGATTGATCTGATCTTCGATATCCACGGTCAGATACAGCCCCCTCATCCAATTCACAAGCACGCCAACAAATTCTACGTGATTGGCCAAGGTACCGGAGCATGGAACTACTCTTCTGTTGCTGAAGCCATGCAGCATATCCCGGAGAGTTTCAATCTCGAAGCTCCCCAGATCCGGGATACGTACATCACTCCACCGTCGGCGACCGAGGACACTTGGTTAGCAATCCGTCATCACGTTGTGAACCCCGGTGCATGGCTACTCCATTGTCATATCCAGGTCCATCTTAGTGGCGGGATGGCGATAGGTATCCTTGATGGTGTGGATGAGTGGCCTGAGATACCTGAGGAATATTCTATTCAGGTTTGA
- a CDS encoding peptidase S8/S53 domain-containing protein, translating to MRSSFLLAGVFGSLAAPALAIVHEKVAAVPNGWTLVKQAPESDPITLSIALARQNLDQLESKLTALSTPGNAEYGQWLDQSGIETLFPTASDEAVLRWLRNAGVTHISRQGGLVNFATSVGTVNKLFDTKFSYYKNGQVQKLRTTQYSIPDDLADGIDLVAPTVFFGKQQESVALPTHHKFAAGTKTAAGNVSCADIITPDCLADMYNFRGYKPSASSGSKVGFGSFLNESANYVDLALYEKRFNIPSQNFSVELINGATNDQNWTTASLGEANLDVELIVGVSHPLPVKEYITAGTPPFIPNALQPTPADNQNEPYLEYYEYLLAKPNSALPQVLSNSYGDEEQTVPEYYAKRVCNLIGLMGLRGITVLESSGDTGIGASCMSNDGTETPEFTPIFPATCPYLTSVGGTQAYAPEVAWDASSGGFSNYFSRAWYQESAVSKYLDQQITAETKDYYSQYTNFSGRGFPDVAAHSLTPRYEVVVKGKRATSGGTSAAAPVFAGLVGMLNDARLRAGKPTLGFLNPLLYSGALKDFTDITAGSSIGCDGVNPQTGKNVTGGGVIPYAHWNATAGWDPVTGLGVPDFMKLKDLVLSL from the exons ATGCGTTCATCATTTCTCCTCGCAGGAGTGTTCGGTTCCCTTGCAGCGCCAGCGCTAGCAATCGTGCATGAGAAGGTTGCCGCGGTTCCGAATGGTTGGACCCTAGTCAAACAGGCGCCGGAAAGCGACCCGATTACCTTATCAATCGCCCTGGCACGCCAGAACCTAGACCAGCTCGAGTCCAAATTGACGGCATTGTCGACCCCAGGCAATGCAGAGTACGGCCAATGGCTGGATCAATCCGGGATCGAGACGCTCTTTCCCACCGCGAGCGATGAAGCCGTGCTCCGTTGGCTTAGAAATGCGGGCGTCACTCATATCTCTCGACAGGGTGGCTTGGTAAATTTCGCTACGTCGGTCGGAACTGTGAACAAGCTGTTTGACACCAAGTTCTCGTATTATAAAAACGGCCAGGTTCAGAAGTTGCGCACTACGCAGTACTCAATTCCGGATGACCTTGCTGATGGAATTGATCTTGTCGCCCCAACAGTCTTTTTTGGCAAGCAGCAGGAGAGCGTCGCTCTTCCCACTCATCATAAGTTCGCCGCAGGGACTAAGACAGCAGCGGGTAACGTGTCCTGTGCGGATATAATCACTCCCGACTGTTTGGCGGACATGTACAACTTCCGAGGCTACAAGCCCAGCGCATCCTCCGGAAGTAAAGTTGGCTTTGGAAGCTTCTTGAACGAGTCCGCCAACTATGTTGACCTGGCCCTTTATGAGAAGCGGTTCAACATTCCATCGCAGAATTTCTCCGTCGAGTTGATCAACGGTGCTACCAACGACCAAAACTGGACCACTGCTTCCCTTGGCGAGGCCAACTTGGATGTGGAGCTGATTGTGGGCGTTAGCCACCCTCTACCAGTGAAGGAGTACATCACCGCTGGTACACC CCCGTTTATTCCGAATGCCCTCCAACCAACGCCAGCGGACAACCAGAATGAGCCCTACCTGGAGTACTATGAATATCTCCTGGCGAAGCCTAACTCTGCGCTCCCCCAGGTTCTCTCCAACTCATACGGCGACGAGGAACAG ACTGTTCCGGAGTATTACGCTAAGAGAGTGTGCAACTTAATTGGCTTGATGGGTCTGCGAGGAATTACCGTGCTTGAGTCTTCTGGTGACACTG GAATTGGCGCCTCATGTATGTCTAACGACGGCACCGAGACTCCAGAATTCACACCAATTTTCCCTGCAACTTGCCCCTATCTCACATCAGTGGGTGGCACTCAGGCATATGCTCCTGAAGTCGCATGGGATGCCTCCTCCGGCGGGTTCAGCAACTACTTTAGCCGTGCCTGGTACCAGGAATCGGCAGTCAGCAAGTACCTTGACCAGCAGATTACCGCAGAGACCAAGGACTACTATTCCCAATATACCAACTTCTCCGGTCGTGGATTCCCTGACGTAGCTGCCCACAGCTTGACCCCCAG ATATGAGGTGGTCGTTAAGGGCAAACGTGCCACATCCGGTGGAACATCCGCTGCTGCCCCTGTCTTTGCTGGTTTGGTGGGTATGTTGAACGATGCCCGTTTGCGTGCCGGTAAACCGACTCTCGGATTCCTGAACCCCCTCCTGTATAGCGGGGCTCTGAAGGACTTCACCGATATCACGGCCGGGTCATCCATCGGATGTGACGGCGTCAACCCCCAAACTGGTAAGAATGTTACCGGAGGTGGCGTCATTCCCTATGCCCATTGGAATGCAACTGCTGGATGGGATCCTGTGACGGGCTTGGGCGTCCCTGACTttatgaagttgaaggattTGGTCCTGTCTTTGTAA